CGGCTACACAACATGTCATTATGATACATCTAAATCAAAATCCACTGAACACGAGAACACGGTACCAGTTCATTCTTCAGTACAAGAAAGAAATCAAACTATGGTTGGAGATCAAACTCAGCAAGCGTCAACATCAAATAGGCAAACTCTGGGAAATTCAGTTGTGAAGATGGAAGATACTATGCCCGATGACTTGAGAGTAGAGAGTAGTAGTACTAAGAATAGTTTACAACAGGTTTTGCATCGTTTACAGCAGGAAAGAGCCAGGAGTGAGAGTCTAGCTCGCATGCTTTTAGAAGAAAAAGCACGAGCGGCTAAGGAAGAACAGAGTATAAGGCAGCTAGAGAGAGCAAGGACTGAGACTCTGGCTCGCATGCTTATAGAAGAAAGAGCAAGGGCAGCTAAGGAAGAACAGAGTTTAAGGAGCAAATTAAAGGATGCTTCTGTTATCACACAAGATCTGCTCAACAAAGTGAGGCTGCTAGAAAGTAGCAGGATGATTGTTTCCTGCAATAGTGAACGTTAACGTTGAGAAGTGACACAAAAATATGCAGCTTAGGAACAACCGATGCACACTTCAAAGATCTGGCTATAGCAAATCCATTCAATTTCAACATATACCTTAGatttactttttctatttttcctatGGATGTAGTTGCTTCTGTTGGCAACAGTTTTGTTTGATTGTTCTCAGTTTTGGATTatcaatacaaatatatattcacaacTCAAATTCCAGATGACATGTTCATTAAATTTCGTATTTGCAGCTAAACGTAAATGAAGTTCTCACATTTTTGCTTCATATCCATGTGTTGTACAAAAGAGATGAAAACTCAACCGGTTACAACACTCGAGTAACAGGATATTCTTTTACATGCAGGTCTCACATTTCAACTGTAGATATTGTATTGCACAGAACACTGCTTGTGTTGATCTTCATTTCTCACAATATCTTCTACTCTCCCTTAAAAAATTTTCCTCACTTTTAAGCAACATTTTCTCGgtttttttctagtttttctTTCACCGAGCTCCTTCTCATGGATGCTATCCTCATAGGCAACCATCACATTGTCCTCCTTCAATAACTTCTCCATTGTTTTCCCTGTTGTTGCTTCATCTGTTGAAGAGCATAGAGCGATGTGATGTGCCTCATCACCACGAATTGCAGCATAAACATCTGGTGATGCTGGAGCAATCTTGTTATGGGGTGGTTCTCTTGTGCACAAACTAGAACTCGTGCacctaaagaaaaaattatacttaaGAAGTTAGAATAAGGATTTTCTCAGTTATAGCAGAAGTTACTTAGCATATGATCCAAAGGAATGCAGACTTTTCAAAGGGTGTGAGTTAAACCTACGTTGCTCAGACTCTCTGGAAATATTGTTACACTCATGTCGGATCCTTAAGAAATTCATTATTTCTGGAGGATCCAATGCACACTTGTAGGCATTCTTGAAGAGTCCGAACAACATAGCTAGATTATAAGTTAAAACTATTTTTCGTGTTCACCAATCTTTCATACCTGGAACAAGAGCTATTTCTGTTTTCATAAGAGGTTGCTTCTCTAAATTCCTGTTTGGGTATCACATCAAAATCTTCGACGTTTCTACCATCCTTATCAGCTTCTGATGATTTTGAATCTTGTAGACTGTATATCTCCTCTTCTACTGATATGTTAGTGTCTGGAACTGTCCTAATTTCGAGGTTACATCCATATTCCCTTATGATAGAAATAGCCTTATCCAAAGTTCTTAAAGCTTGTTTGACCTCAGGGCTAATACCAACATTCTCGTGCTTGCTCGGTTTCTGAACAAGTTGATTGACTGGAGAATCATCTATGTTCCTGTCATCCTGATTTTGATATTCGATCTTTTTACAGGCTTCGTCTTCAATCTCCTCGATTTCACTATGAACCTTTTCCTCGCGACAACTTTCATCATTCTTTCTTCTAGTTTTTTCATCAAGAGGAACTGCATTTTTCCTCATGTCTTGAAGTTCTAAAGGTATTTTATTCGAGTAAAGAGCTTCACGTATTCGAGCATACATTGGATCCTTTAGAGCCTTGCTGAAGTCTTCATCACCTTTAGCAACTGAAGCTACTTCCTGCAATTTACTTATAGGAGCATTAAGATATTGTTTTGTCAAATTAAGTGCAAAAAAGAAACATCTCTAACTAGGCAAACCTTTTTATAAAGCTTGAAACCACCTCCTATGAGCTGCCTCGCGACGAAATTTATTAATGCTGAAGGTATAAAATCCAGTTTAACATCCAAATTTCCTATTGTCCTGCAAATTTTAAAGTAGAAGAAAATCAAAAGAGATAATTGTAAGTGACAATGTTTAGTTCATTCATAACTTCGACTTTCTTATTTGCATATCTGTTCGTTAAGCTCCGTGGATACGTTCATTCTATAACAATCAATCAACAATGAATCAA
The sequence above is a segment of the Solanum lycopersicum chromosome 10, SLM_r2.1 genome. Coding sequences within it:
- the LOC101245600 gene encoding uncharacterized protein isoform X1, with protein sequence MKDSGNISQYRSRLDQTLSSDDLVDYDRLKSLVKNQIVCLSECDVHECIDNLVDRRTKEVANFLSMLRSASVTDSEASRDGWRVKQDSEEIRVMYREGPEGTPYHTLLAEGYVDGPIDVCLCISWEAELYKKWWPQTTIPTFKIATSQCLQKVRTGEQICLVRTKLSRPLSAREAVIHVFAFEYFQDGLIVVVANTISDLDSVDSTHCYSKDEIPDVQDVVRVDLVGGFALQKVTDNRSYFRTIGNLDVKLDFIPSALINFVARQLIGGGFKLYKKEVASVAKGDEDFSKALKDPMYARIREALYSNKIPLELQDMRKNAVPLDEKTRRKNDESCREEKVHSEIEEIEDEACKKIEYQNQDDRNIDDSPVNQLVQKPSKHENVGISPEVKQALRTLDKAISIIREYGCNLEIRTVPDTNISVEEEIYSLQDSKSSEADKDGRNVEDFDVIPKQEFREATSYENRNSSCSRCTSSSLCTREPPHNKIAPASPDVYAAIRGDEAHHIALCSSTDEATTGKTMEKLLKEDNVMVAYEDSIHEKELGERKTRKKPRKCCLKVRKIF
- the LOC101245600 gene encoding uncharacterized protein isoform X2, translating into MKFRGLFPFTWRCNMKDSGNISQYRSRLDQTLSSDDLVDYDRLKSLVKNQIVCLSECDVHECIDNLVDRRTKEVANFLSMLRSASVTDSEASRDGWRVKQDSEEIRVMYREGPEGTPYHTLLAEGYVDGPIDVCLCISWEAELYKKWWPQTTIPTFKIATSQCLQKVRTGEQICLVRTKLSRPLSAREAVIHVFAFEYFQDGLIVVVANTISDLDSVDSTHCYSKDEIPDVQDVVRVDLVGGFALQKVTDNRSYFRTIGNLDVKLDFIPSALINFVARQLIGGGFKLYKKEVASVAKGDEDFSKALKDPMYARIREALYSNKIPLELQDMRKNAVPLDEKTRRKNDESCREEKVHSEIEEIEDEACKKIEYQNQDDRNIDDSPVNQLVQKPSKHENVGISPEVKQALRTLDKAISIIREYGCNLEIRTVPDTNISVEEEIYSLQDSKSSEADKDGRNVEDFDVIPKQEFREATSYENRNSSCSRCTSSSLCTREPPHNKIAPASPDVYAAIRGDEAHHIALCSSTDEATTGKTMEKLLKEDNVMVAYEDSIHEKELGERKTRKKPRKCCLKVRKIF